From the Solanum stenotomum isolate F172 chromosome 4, ASM1918654v1, whole genome shotgun sequence genome, one window contains:
- the LOC125862923 gene encoding probable protein phosphatase 2C 55, with amino-acid sequence MAVCGSRTSHIGHFVSNMAARRLHYGLAVNNSSVSYSNRSVENVRKANISLRNKGQPHNFMLSQYYRTGVAKRKGHYSWYEGFGLEGFRVLSLARFSSGTTAPGSLSCDNTKGKEQTVSTIDSSEGKIHLKLNSGSFYLPHPAKAKTGGEDAHFICDPAQAIGVADGVGGWADLGIDAGEYARELMSNCMSVIQEEPKDSVDLIRVLEKAYMRTKAKGSSTACIVALTDEGLYAVNLGDSGFMLVRHGSAIFKSPVQQHGFNFPYQLEGSSAGDSPSLAQVFKITVAPGDIVVAGTDGLFDNLYDADITEVVVHAVEAGLAPQMTAQKIAALAQQRAMDTTKPSPFSDAAKEAGFEYHGGKLDDITVVVSYVTSNANPLTN; translated from the coding sequence ATGGCTGTTTGTGGTTCAAGAACTTCTCATATTGGCCATTTTGTTAGTAATATGGCTGCTAGGCGCCTGCATTATGGATTGGCGGTAAATAATAGTAGCGTCTCTTATAGCAATAGGAGCGTTGAGAATGTTAGAAAAGCAAAcattagtttgagaaataaaGGCCAACCTCACAACTTCATGTTGTCTCAATATTATAGAACTGGTGTTGCAAAAAGGAAGGGACATTACAGTTGGTATGAAGGATTTGGATTAGAAGGTTTTCGTGTTTTATCACTTGCACGTTTCTCTTCTGGAACTACTGCTCCCGGCAGCCTGTCTTGTGATAATACTAAGGGAAAGGAACAAACTGTGAGTACTATTGATTCTTCTGAAGGAAAGATACACCTGAAGCTGAATTCGGGATCATTTTACCTGCCTCATCCTGCTAAAGCAAAAACTGGTGGAGAGGATGCTCATTTCATTTGTGATCCTGCACAAGCTATAGGTGTAGCTGATGGGGTCGGTGGATGGGCTGATCTTGGTATTGATGCGGGAGAATATGCCCGTGAGTTAATGTCTAACTGTATGTCTGTGATACAAGAGGAACCTAAGGATTCCGTAGACCTTATCAGGGTCCTGGAGAAAGCTTACATGAGAACAAAAGCAAAAGGTTCTTCAACTGCTTGTATCGTTGCACTCACTGATGAAGGTCTTTATGCCGTTAATTTAGGAGACAGCGGATTTATGTTGGTTAGGCATGGATCTGCTATATTTAAATCCCCTGTACAACAGCATGGTTTTAATTTTCCCTATCAACTGGAAGGCAGCAGTGCTGGTGATTCGCCTAGCTTGGCCCAAGTGTTTAAAATTACAGTAGCTCCAGGAGATATCGTAGTTGCTGGTACAGATGGGctttttgataatttatatgATGCAGATATCACGGAAGTTGTGGTTCATGCTGTGGAAGCTGGCTTAGCGCCACAGATGACTGCTCAAAAGATAGCAGCATTGGCACAGCAAAGAGCAATGGACACAACTAAGCCATCACCTTTCTCTGATGCAGCCAAAGAGGCCGGATTTGAGTACCATGGGGGGAAACTTGATGACATAACCGTAGTTGTTTCTTATGTAACTAGCAATGCCAATCCATTGACAAATTGA